One segment of Deinococcus sp. Leaf326 DNA contains the following:
- the truD gene encoding tRNA pseudouridine(13) synthase TruD, with amino-acid sequence MSLVFNWAALGQRSEGPGTGGTLRREPQDFRVEEVPAYAFSGEGSHLYLHVEKTGHTTAHVVRELCTQLGLRDRDVGVAGLKDRHAVTTQWLSVPAKHEARLGTFALDGVQILETIRHGNKLGMGHLRGNRFVVRVRDAAGQAPAAEATLRTLVEGGVPNYFGPQRFGLGGLNAEEGLRVLRGESALRDPRVRRFLTSSVQSAVFNAALSLRLERGIFAAVLAGDMAKKHATGGVFLVEDAAAESLRAAAGEISATGTLLGRKARPLTQDAGELEAEALASFGLTPAAFQSRLGDRRFTRVFPEDAAVEATEDGFVVAFTLPKGSFATSVLREIMKSDVDFTALEDTPGSPADEGAADGATTDQEES; translated from the coding sequence GTGAGTTTAGTGTTCAACTGGGCCGCCCTCGGGCAGCGGAGCGAGGGACCGGGAACCGGCGGCACGCTGCGCCGGGAGCCGCAGGACTTCCGGGTCGAGGAAGTGCCGGCCTACGCCTTCTCGGGCGAGGGATCGCACCTCTACTTACATGTCGAAAAAACCGGGCACACCACCGCCCACGTCGTGCGTGAGCTGTGTACGCAGCTCGGCCTGCGTGACCGCGACGTGGGGGTCGCGGGGCTCAAGGACCGGCACGCGGTCACGACCCAGTGGCTGAGCGTACCCGCCAAGCACGAGGCGCGCCTGGGCACCTTCGCGCTGGACGGCGTGCAGATTCTGGAGACCATCCGGCACGGCAACAAACTGGGGATGGGCCACCTGCGCGGCAACCGGTTCGTGGTGCGGGTGCGGGACGCGGCCGGGCAGGCCCCGGCGGCCGAGGCCACGCTGCGCACCCTGGTGGAGGGCGGCGTGCCGAACTATTTCGGGCCGCAGCGTTTCGGGCTGGGGGGCCTGAACGCCGAGGAGGGGTTGCGGGTGCTGCGCGGCGAATCCGCGCTGCGTGACCCGCGCGTGCGCCGCTTCCTGACGAGCAGCGTACAGAGCGCGGTGTTCAATGCCGCCCTGAGCCTGCGGCTGGAACGCGGCATCTTCGCGGCGGTGCTGGCCGGCGACATGGCGAAGAAGCACGCGACGGGCGGCGTCTTTCTGGTTGAGGACGCGGCGGCCGAGTCCCTGCGCGCCGCCGCCGGAGAGATCAGCGCGACAGGCACCCTCCTCGGCCGCAAGGCGCGGCCCCTGACCCAGGACGCAGGCGAACTGGAAGCCGAGGCCCTGGCCTCCTTCGGGTTGACTCCGGCGGCCTTCCAGTCGCGCCTGGGGGACCGCCGCTTCACGCGGGTCTTTCCCGAGGACGCGGCGGTGGAGGCCACCGAGGACGGTTTCGTGGTGGCGTTTACCCTCCCGAAGGGCAGTTTCGCGACGAGCGTGCTGCGCGAGATCATGAAGTCGGACGTGGACTTCACGGCCCTGGAGGACACGCCGGGCAGCCCGGCCGACGAAGGCGCTGCCGACGGGGCCACCACCGATCAGGAGGAGTCATGA
- the rimM gene encoding ribosome maturation factor RimM (Essential for efficient processing of 16S rRNA): MSRPGARAPGEGPADSTRLGHLLGPHGVQGGVKLYVLGDPAQVMALTRVYVTGRGWLRLRRTDALAPGVVLHLAGFATREDAEAVRGAEVYAADAELPALEEGSYYYHDLRGLPLVAPDGEVLGEVRDVFDGGHQDLLVVTHPGGEAFLPLQAPYVLIENAEGRPVRVRLAEDAPEGLLGDPEESGLGAGEAAPEREA, from the coding sequence GTGAGCCGCCCCGGTGCTCGGGCGCCCGGTGAGGGCCCGGCCGACTCCACCCGTCTGGGCCACCTGCTCGGGCCGCACGGCGTTCAGGGGGGCGTCAAGCTGTACGTGCTGGGCGACCCCGCACAGGTCATGGCCCTGACACGGGTCTACGTGACCGGGCGCGGTTGGCTGCGGCTGCGGCGCACCGACGCCCTGGCTCCCGGCGTGGTGCTCCACCTCGCGGGGTTCGCGACCCGTGAGGACGCCGAAGCGGTACGCGGCGCCGAGGTCTACGCTGCCGACGCCGAACTGCCCGCGCTGGAGGAGGGGAGTTATTACTACCATGACCTGCGCGGCCTGCCCCTCGTGGCCCCGGACGGGGAGGTGCTGGGTGAGGTCCGTGACGTGTTCGACGGCGGACATCAGGACCTGCTGGTAGTCACGCACCCCGGCGGCGAGGCCTTCTTACCCCTCCAGGCGCCGTATGTGCTGATCGAGAACGCCGAGGGCCGTCCCGTGCGGGTACGGCTGGCCGAGGACGCTCCGGAGGGCCTGCTGGGCGATCCCGAAGAGAGTGGGCTGGGGGCCGGGGAAGCGGCTCCGGAGCGGGAGGCCTGA
- the secG gene encoding preprotein translocase subunit SecG, which translates to MILTIFLVLFALVCVGLVFFVLLQVPRQAGLSASMASGGSLLGGRGVEGGLVRLTSVAGALFMLLAFLIGLVSR; encoded by the coding sequence GTGATCCTGACGATTTTTCTGGTGCTGTTCGCCCTGGTGTGCGTGGGGCTGGTCTTTTTCGTCCTGCTTCAGGTTCCCCGGCAGGCGGGTCTCTCGGCCAGCATGGCTTCCGGTGGTTCACTGCTGGGCGGGCGCGGCGTCGAAGGCGGCCTTGTGCGCCTGACGAGCGTGGCCGGCGCCCTGTTCATGCTGTTGGCCTTCCTGATCGGGCTCGTCTCGCGCTGA
- a CDS encoding LON peptidase substrate-binding domain-containing protein, translating into MSVPLFPLPNVVLFPDQRLPLYIFEPRYRELLRRVQETGEPFGVVRILRPGAAQGEALTGRVSPVGTLAHLRWAETHDDGTSSVEVEGGERFRVRSFDTSQSYLAADIEAWPLEQPAADSQAISGDSVRLLAGLMRVYPQEAELIREHAPAGALRLASYAAALLPLSAEQREEALEALNLRARIAALLAALPPAPELN; encoded by the coding sequence ATGTCTGTTCCTCTGTTTCCTCTACCGAACGTCGTCCTGTTTCCGGATCAGCGCCTACCGCTCTATATCTTCGAGCCGCGTTACCGGGAGCTGCTCAGGCGTGTGCAGGAAACCGGTGAACCCTTCGGTGTCGTGCGGATCCTGCGGCCCGGCGCAGCGCAGGGTGAGGCACTGACGGGCCGGGTCTCTCCTGTAGGGACGTTGGCGCATCTACGCTGGGCCGAGACGCATGACGACGGCACGAGTTCGGTCGAGGTCGAGGGCGGCGAGCGCTTCCGGGTGCGGTCTTTCGACACGTCTCAGAGCTATCTGGCCGCCGATATCGAAGCGTGGCCGCTGGAACAGCCGGCGGCCGACTCGCAGGCCATATCCGGCGACAGCGTGCGTCTGCTCGCAGGACTGATGCGCGTCTACCCGCAGGAGGCCGAACTCATCCGCGAACATGCTCCGGCGGGCGCCCTGCGACTAGCAAGTTATGCGGCTGCCCTGCTGCCCCTGAGTGCCGAACAGCGGGAAGAGGCCCTCGAAGCTCTCAATCTCAGGGCGCGTATCGCGGCTCTGCTCGCGGCGTTGCCCCCGGCCCCCGAGCTGAACTGA
- a CDS encoding KH domain-containing protein, protein MKSDPAELTLFLAQCVVDQPSLVRVSRRGPTVVVRVGPGEEGRLIGRQGRVIQAIRTLVRSASDPRERLNVDLDAPRKA, encoded by the coding sequence ATGAAAAGCGATCCGGCCGAATTGACCCTCTTTCTGGCGCAGTGCGTGGTGGACCAGCCCTCACTCGTGCGCGTGAGCCGGCGTGGGCCGACGGTCGTCGTGCGTGTCGGTCCTGGCGAGGAAGGCCGGCTGATCGGTCGTCAGGGCCGTGTGATCCAGGCGATCCGCACGCTGGTCCGCAGCGCCTCCGACCCCCGCGAGCGGCTGAACGTGGACCTCGACGCGCCGCGCAAGGCGTGA
- the trmD gene encoding tRNA (guanosine(37)-N1)-methyltransferase TrmD: MLTFSFLTLFPELLAPFASEAIVGKARARGLIDVNLVQMRDFSENRHLKVDDTPYGGGAGMVIRVDVAARALESLSVHPDRPPPDEVILFSPAGERFTQAVAEELASKSHLAFLCGRYEGFDARTEGLVTRELSIGDFVMMGGEAAAACVLEAVSRLVPGVLGDEASHQADSFSSGLLDYPEYTRPPEWRGQDVPEVLRGGNHAAVAAWRRSQALARTLARRPDLLPAAGLTPQDSAALLALGASPTDLQTWGAPNPPASRKPRRHRSAQAQTGADPE; the protein is encoded by the coding sequence ATGCTCACCTTCTCCTTTCTGACCCTGTTTCCCGAACTGCTCGCGCCCTTCGCCTCGGAGGCCATCGTCGGAAAGGCGCGAGCACGGGGCCTGATCGACGTGAACCTCGTGCAGATGCGCGACTTCTCGGAAAACCGGCATCTCAAGGTGGACGACACGCCTTACGGCGGCGGCGCAGGCATGGTGATCCGTGTGGACGTGGCCGCGCGGGCGCTGGAGTCACTCTCGGTCCACCCGGACCGTCCGCCCCCCGACGAGGTCATCCTGTTCAGCCCGGCGGGCGAGCGCTTCACGCAGGCGGTGGCCGAGGAACTGGCCAGCAAGTCACACCTCGCTTTCCTGTGCGGCCGTTATGAGGGTTTCGATGCGCGCACCGAGGGTCTCGTGACCCGCGAGCTGAGCATCGGGGACTTTGTGATGATGGGCGGCGAGGCGGCGGCGGCCTGCGTCCTCGAGGCCGTCTCGCGCCTCGTGCCGGGCGTGCTGGGCGATGAGGCCTCGCATCAGGCCGATTCCTTTTCCAGCGGCCTGCTCGACTACCCCGAGTACACCCGCCCACCCGAATGGCGGGGCCAGGACGTGCCCGAAGTGCTGCGCGGCGGCAACCACGCGGCCGTGGCGGCATGGCGGCGCTCCCAGGCCCTGGCGCGCACGCTGGCGCGCCGCCCCGACCTGTTGCCTGCCGCAGGACTGACGCCGCAGGACAGCGCCGCACTGCTGGCTCTGGGTGCGTCGCCCACCGACCTACAGACGTGGGGCGCACCGAATCCTCCGGCATCCAGAAAACCCAGGCGTCACCGCTCTGCACAGGCACAGACCGGCGCCGACCCCGAATGA
- a CDS encoding ABC transporter substrate-binding protein: MKKALFLALALSAGSSLAAPFVLPAAWMAENPSQAKAGGEVRTYSLSDYKTLNPFTSSEADSLPTLMASVGLFTQDPSTDKFIPYMADAMPVVSNNNKRFVIKIRQGMKFSDGQAITADDFITTFKIHTDDKVGSNSYDSYFINGKPITLKKLDNYTLQFDFPQASASAYSRMGGLTPWPDHVFGPVYKSKGAEGIKAMWSVSANPSTIVSPGPWVISSYQAGQRAVLKKNTYFGEWAKDGAGKPLPYLDTMSIRLLKDLNAGLAAYLAGQTDTFAASKADDLAQIKRAIDGGNLKANLVPNVSPNATSSWIVFNWNKSGDVAKQKIFRDVRFRQAMSHIANRQAMIQLALGGLGSEVYTGVYPVFKNYQFDSTPKYKYDLAAATKLLAQMGFSKKNAQGYLTNSAGQVLEFNMATNAGNTVREQLGRIFTDEAKKVGVKVNFTPIDFNNLVDQLNSKGANRPFDAILLGLSGGDNIWPYGSNVVPCGGNLHSFNVPSDGKCLTPQESLMTKLYFQGDQTLDDDARRKIGEQLSKAEAQNQGFIYLVGTNYHVTYSSRLGGEYKRNLWDAYNQARPYAHLTTYIK; this comes from the coding sequence ATGAAAAAAGCCCTGTTCCTCGCGCTCGCCCTGAGCGCCGGTAGCTCGCTCGCCGCACCCTTCGTTCTGCCTGCTGCCTGGATGGCCGAAAACCCCTCGCAGGCCAAGGCTGGCGGCGAAGTCCGGACCTACTCGCTCAGCGACTACAAGACGCTGAACCCGTTCACCAGCTCGGAAGCCGACAGCCTCCCGACCCTGATGGCCTCGGTGGGACTGTTCACCCAGGATCCCAGCACCGACAAGTTCATTCCCTATATGGCCGACGCCATGCCGGTCGTGAGCAACAACAACAAGCGGTTCGTCATCAAGATCCGCCAGGGCATGAAGTTCAGTGACGGTCAGGCCATCACGGCCGACGACTTCATCACGACCTTCAAGATCCACACCGACGACAAGGTCGGCAGCAACTCCTACGACTCCTACTTCATCAACGGCAAGCCGATCACCCTGAAGAAGCTCGACAACTACACCCTTCAGTTTGACTTCCCGCAGGCCAGCGCCAGCGCCTACAGCCGTATGGGCGGCTTGACCCCCTGGCCCGACCATGTGTTCGGTCCGGTCTACAAGAGCAAGGGCGCCGAAGGCATCAAGGCGATGTGGAGCGTCAGCGCGAATCCCTCGACCATCGTCTCGCCTGGTCCCTGGGTCATCAGCAGCTACCAAGCCGGCCAGCGCGCCGTCCTGAAGAAGAACACCTACTTCGGTGAGTGGGCCAAGGACGGGGCCGGTAAGCCCCTGCCCTACCTCGACACCATGAGCATCCGTCTGCTCAAGGACCTGAACGCCGGCCTGGCCGCCTACCTCGCAGGTCAGACCGACACCTTCGCAGCCAGCAAGGCCGATGACCTCGCGCAGATCAAGCGCGCCATTGACGGCGGCAACCTCAAGGCCAACCTCGTGCCCAACGTCAGCCCCAACGCGACGAGCAGCTGGATCGTGTTCAACTGGAACAAGTCCGGCGACGTGGCCAAGCAGAAGATCTTCCGTGACGTGCGCTTCCGTCAGGCCATGAGCCACATCGCCAACCGTCAGGCCATGATCCAGCTCGCGCTGGGCGGCCTCGGCAGCGAGGTGTACACGGGCGTGTACCCGGTGTTCAAGAACTACCAGTTCGACAGCACCCCCAAGTACAAGTACGATCTGGCGGCCGCCACCAAGCTGCTCGCGCAGATGGGCTTTTCCAAGAAGAACGCTCAAGGCTACCTGACCAACAGTGCTGGGCAGGTGCTGGAATTCAACATGGCGACCAACGCAGGCAATACCGTGCGCGAGCAGCTCGGCCGCATCTTCACTGACGAGGCCAAGAAGGTCGGCGTGAAGGTCAACTTCACCCCCATCGACTTCAACAACCTCGTGGACCAGCTCAACTCCAAGGGCGCCAACCGGCCCTTCGACGCGATCCTGCTGGGCCTCTCGGGCGGCGACAACATCTGGCCCTACGGCAGCAACGTGGTGCCCTGTGGCGGCAACCTGCACTCGTTCAACGTGCCCAGCGACGGCAAGTGCCTCACGCCCCAGGAAAGCCTGATGACCAAGCTGTACTTCCAGGGTGACCAGACCCTCGACGACGACGCCCGCCGCAAGATCGGTGAGCAGCTCTCGAAGGCCGAGGCGCAGAACCAGGGCTTCATCTACCTCGTGGGCACGAACTACCACGTTACGTACAGCAGCCGTCTGGGCGGCGAGTACAAGCGCAACCTGTGGGACGCCTACAACCAGGCGCGACCCTACGCCCACCTGACGACCTACATCAAGTAA